Below is a window of Chryseobacterium arthrosphaerae DNA.
TCACTTCCGTTACCTTCTCCATGGACCTCGCAAAATACTATCCGCAACCCTCATTAAACGAAAGAACTAAAAAATAATACAATGCTTTTCTTACTCCCTGCTTATTTATCAGAAAATACGTCTATTAACCATTTCTCTTCTGTTATAAAGGATTATATCATGCAGACTGATTATTTCTTTGTAGAGAATGAAAAAACAGCCAGAAAAGTGGTGAAGTTTTTTGCCCCGGAGAAAAAACAGGCTGATCTGAAATTGTTTCTGCTGGATAAATATACAGAGAACGCAGACATCAAAGAAGCTCAGGAACTGATGCTGAAAGGGCAGGACTTCGGACTGTTATCAGAAGCAGGTCTGCCGTGCATTGCCGACCCCGGAAATCTGATCGTAAAATGGTGCCATGAGAAAAACATCAGGGTGATTCCGGTCTCAGGTCCTTCATCCATTATCCTTGCCTTAATTTCCAGTGGGTTCAACGGGCAGGAATTTACGTTCCACGGATACCTTCCTATTGATAAAGGAGAGAAAAAAAGGCAGATTGTAAACCTGGAAGGTCTGGTTCAGAAAACCGGATACTCACAGATTTTTATGGAAACACCCTACAGAAATAATCAGCTGTTTGAAGACCTTTGCAAGTTTTTATCACCCAATACAAAGCTTTGTATTGCAGCCAACATCAATGACCCGGAACACGAATTCATCAAAACAAAAACCATAAAGGAATGGCAGAAGCAGAAACCTGAACTTCACAAGATTCCTGCCGTATTTGTATTGGGAAAATAATATCTAAGAGTAAATGATAAAAAGGCAAATGAACTGATTGGCTTTTTTTCGGGAATATTTAACAGCCCTTAACGTCTGTATTGCACTATTCTTGTTTTTTATCAGACATCACTTAAAAAATATATCGATATGTCTGACAAAAAATTAGCAGGAATCTGGATTGATACAGAGAGAGCCGTGGTCGTAAAGAATCACGACGCCCAACGTACTTTTGAATTCTCTCTTTGCAAGCCTGTAAAAGCAGAAATCCAGCATGGTAATTCCAGCGAAAATGCGGGAAATAATGCTGAGATCACCAATAGGAATAAGTTTTTTAAAGA
It encodes the following:
- a CDS encoding SAM-dependent methyltransferase — protein: MLFLLPAYLSENTSINHFSSVIKDYIMQTDYFFVENEKTARKVVKFFAPEKKQADLKLFLLDKYTENADIKEAQELMLKGQDFGLLSEAGLPCIADPGNLIVKWCHEKNIRVIPVSGPSSIILALISSGFNGQEFTFHGYLPIDKGEKKRQIVNLEGLVQKTGYSQIFMETPYRNNQLFEDLCKFLSPNTKLCIAANINDPEHEFIKTKTIKEWQKQKPELHKIPAVFVLGK